DNA sequence from the Trueperaceae bacterium genome:
GTGAGCAGCAGCGCGACCTGCGCCAGCAACGCCCCGTCGCGGACGAACGGCACGAACGGCAGGGTGGGGGCGAGGCGGGCGACGACGTACTGGTAGCCGGGCACCACCAGCACCAGCGTCACCGCGGCGCTGGCCAACCCGAGCACGAACCCCTCGATCAGGAACGGCGCGCGGATGAACCCGCGCGTCGCGCCGACCAGGCGCATGACCTCGATCTCCCGGCGGCGCGCGGTGATCGAGGAGGCGATCGAGTTCTGGATGGCGAACAACGCCGCGCCCAGCAGCACGACGATCAGGATCGAGCCCGCGACGCGCAGCGCGGCGTTGAACGCCAGGAACGTCGCGACCGCGTCGCTGGCGTCCTCGACGTCCTCGACGTCGGGGCGCGCCAGCAGCCGGTCGCGGACGGTGGCGGTGTGGACGGGGTCGACCAACCGCAGGGTGACGGTGTCGGGCAGCGGGTTGGCCACCAGGTTCGATGCGGTCCGCAGCGACGGGAGGTCGGCGACGAGGTCGGCGAGGGCGGCGTCGGCGGAGGTGAACTCCGCGCGG
Encoded proteins:
- a CDS encoding permease-like cell division protein FtsX → MYAFQRAMRALRGNAVASLATITTMTLSLTILATFSLVSLNLNAVLADLQTELEVTAFLAPPADGPALTRTARGWSEVARAEFTSADAALADLVADLPSLRTASNLVANPLPDTVTLRLVDPVHTATVRDRLLARPDVEDVEDASDAVATFLAFNAALRVAGSILIVVLLGAALFAIQNSIASSITARRREIEVMRLVGATRGFIRAPFLIEGFVLGLASAAVTLVLVVPGYQYVVARLAPTLPFVPFVRDGALLAQVALLLTALALLIGLVGSTIAVSNHLREGS